ACCAGGTAGCTGGGCAGCCAGGAAAGAAGACCGAAGAAGGCGCACATGAAGAAGAAATAGGTGCAGGCCAGCAGCAAGATGTTCCGGTTTTTAAAGATGCTCATTACGCCGCCGCTTTTTTCTTCCTCTTTTTCATCAAGTACGACTTCCGCCTGGTTGCTGCGAATGTAGTCGAGTTCTTTTTGGCTGATGCTCTTGCATTCTTCCGGGGAATTGCTCACAGCATAGAGCCAGAGCGGCAGGATGAGAAAACCCAGACCGCCGAAAATGTAAAAGATCGATTGCCAGCCCCAGGCGCTGATGATCGCGACCGCAATCGGCGGCGCAATGGCCGGACCGAACGAGCAGGCCGAGGTGAAGATCGAATTGGCCGTGGCCCGTTCCTGATTGGGGAACCAGTTGCTGTTCAGCTTGAAGGCGCAGGGCGGTTGCAGGCCCTCGCCAACGCCAAAGAGAATGCGTACGAAAAAGAACTGCGAAAAAGTGCGTGCCAGTCCGGTCGCCATCGTCATGACCGACCACCAAATCAATGCAAAGGTCAACACTTTTTTCGGTCCGATTTTATCGCCTAAATAGCCGCCGGGAATCTGAAACAAGGTATAAGTCACAAAAAAGGCGCTGAATACATAACCGCACTCCTGCGGCGAGAGAGAATACTCCTTGGCGATAAGCGGCATGGCGACGGACATGTTTACCCGATCAAGAAATGCGACAAAAAAGACCAGCCATGAAGCGCTCAGCATAATCCACCGTTTGTACATAACAATCGCTCCCTTTGTTCGTTCGTTCAAGCACGATCACCAGCGTCGGGCTGATGAAAACCGGTGCGATTTTATTAAAACCGCGGTTGTGAAGAGAGAACTGTGGACCGTAAGGAGTGCGTTGGATGACAACAGTTTTACGGCAATAATCGGATATCGTATGACTCCTTTCTTGCAGTTTGCTAAAGCTCATTTATCTGAAACAGGAGGGAAAAGAAGCGTGTTCTTTGCACTCTTCCCTTAACCTGACGCAGGTATGGCGTGGTCTTGTTCGCATTATTTTTATATGCTATATTATACATGTAGACAGTATGACGTACAAGAAAAATGTGCGTTATAACGCTTGAAAATATTGTGAATAAGACGGAAATCTGGGAGGAATACCGATGAATGACC
This genomic stretch from Azotosporobacter soli harbors:
- a CDS encoding MFS transporter; translation: MYKRWIMLSASWLVFFVAFLDRVNMSVAMPLIAKEYSLSPQECGYVFSAFFVTYTLFQIPGGYLGDKIGPKKVLTFALIWWSVMTMATGLARTFSQFFFVRILFGVGEGLQPPCAFKLNSNWFPNQERATANSIFTSACSFGPAIAPPIAVAIISAWGWQSIFYIFGGLGFLILPLWLYAVSNSPEECKSISQKELDYIRSNQAEVVLDEKEEEKSGGVMSIFKNRNILLLACTYFFFMCAFFGLLSWLPSYLVKARGFELVKMGIFSGLPFLALGIGQPLGGWLSDKVFLGHRKLQAILVNLAAGPALYAVVTAQTETMAMTALVVAGFLVGMAFGPLWAMPMESVKRRFVGTATGVMNSGGSIGGILSPIIIGHLVGVSGYDAAFAFMAASLVATAVTVSLVRLPKKEAASSAA